The following proteins are co-located in the Clostridiales bacterium genome:
- a CDS encoding PLP-dependent aminotransferase family protein translates to MLFIELDRTHERSFTKQIYIQIRKKIVSGLLKAGDRLPSTRELSKDLGVARNTVLTAYELLVSEEFLYSLPGAGFYVGPEISRVKQPVQIGDSIAASLSDMTLPNELINFDSGLPALDLFPRSKWNHAAAKALNEAPASVLGYDDPQGRPELREALSGYLKRTRGIECRPEQIIITSGTKQGLTLVAKSLLNDKSEVWIEDPTNENVKQIFLYHTNKIIPFSVDEHGITPYLFPRDRKPTLIFVTPSHQFPMGGILPIKRRLELVEFARKSGCYILEDDYDSEFTYQGLPANSLYEFDSKYVIHAGTFSKTMFPSLRLGYLVVPNKLVPLIREWKRLADHHSNSIYQLALMRFLESGEMERHIRRMKKVYLSRRDHLLALLRKYFGDNVTVYGFHAGMHIVAEFVGGSFPEETIRQLLNRGIYVVPVEKHAIVKGNHSSQIILGYASLCYDDMERGLEILKEVLEEHY, encoded by the coding sequence ATGTTGTTTATAGAACTTGACAGAACTCATGAGCGTTCTTTTACAAAACAAATCTATATACAAATTCGAAAAAAAATAGTTTCAGGGCTATTGAAAGCAGGTGACAGGCTGCCGTCAACCCGCGAGCTCTCAAAGGATTTAGGCGTTGCCCGAAATACCGTGCTGACTGCATATGAACTGCTTGTTTCTGAGGAATTCCTCTATAGCTTACCCGGTGCTGGTTTTTATGTTGGTCCTGAAATTTCGAGGGTAAAACAGCCGGTGCAGATTGGGGATTCAATCGCAGCCTCTCTGTCTGATATGACACTTCCAAATGAGTTGATCAACTTTGACAGCGGCCTTCCTGCTTTGGATTTGTTTCCAAGAAGCAAGTGGAATCATGCCGCCGCCAAAGCATTAAACGAGGCACCGGCATCTGTTTTGGGATATGACGATCCTCAGGGCAGGCCAGAGCTTCGAGAAGCTTTGTCGGGATATCTCAAACGTACCCGCGGAATTGAATGCAGACCAGAGCAGATTATCATCACATCAGGCACAAAACAAGGATTGACCCTGGTGGCAAAATCCCTGCTGAATGACAAAAGTGAAGTTTGGATTGAAGACCCCACCAATGAAAATGTAAAACAGATTTTTTTGTACCATACGAACAAAATCATTCCCTTCAGTGTAGATGAGCATGGGATCACGCCCTATTTGTTTCCAAGAGATAGAAAACCGACGTTGATTTTTGTTACCCCTTCCCACCAATTCCCTATGGGTGGGATTTTACCCATCAAACGCCGACTTGAACTCGTCGAATTTGCGAGGAAGAGCGGGTGCTATATCCTGGAAGATGATTATGACAGTGAATTTACCTATCAAGGGCTTCCTGCAAACTCCTTGTATGAATTTGATTCGAAATATGTGATTCATGCAGGCACCTTCAGCAAGACCATGTTCCCATCCCTGCGCCTAGGCTATCTGGTTGTGCCGAATAAGCTGGTTCCCTTAATCCGGGAATGGAAGCGGCTTGCGGATCATCACTCCAATTCCATCTATCAGCTTGCACTGATGCGGTTTCTGGAAAGCGGGGAGATGGAACGCCACATTCGTCGAATGAAAAAAGTGTATCTATCCAGACGAGATCATTTGCTTGCGCTGTTACGCAAATATTTTGGAGATAACGTAACCGTGTATGGATTTCATGCAGGCATGCACATTGTGGCTGAATTTGTAGGGGGTTCATTTCCTGAGGAAACGATTCGGCAGCTCTTGAACCGTGGTATATATGTGGTTCCGGTCGAAAAGCATGCAATTGTAAAAGGCAATCACTCAAGTCAGATTATTTTAGGATATGCCTCACTGTGTTATGATGATATGGAAAGAGGTTTAGAGATTTTAAAAGAAGTTTTAGAGGAGCACTACTGA
- a CDS encoding tryptophan synthase subunit alpha, whose amino-acid sequence MSNIRKAFGNGTAFIGFLTGGDPSIEKSCEFILEMVKGGADLIEIGIPFSDPVAEGSVIQKANIRALTAGATTDKIFDLVELVRKESSIPLVVLTYLNPVFKYGYERFFERCRKLGIDGIIIPDLPFEEKQELDEIAENYEVDVISLIAPTSDQRIRQIASEAKGFLYVVSSMGVTGVRSEIRTDLQKMIRLAKEAGDVPAAVGFGISNPDQAREIGSMADGVIVGSAIVKIIEEYGEAAGPHLYEYVKSMKAAIGG is encoded by the coding sequence ATGAGTAATATCAGAAAAGCATTTGGAAACGGTACGGCGTTTATCGGATTTTTGACAGGAGGGGATCCCTCCATTGAAAAGAGCTGCGAATTTATTTTGGAGATGGTGAAAGGCGGCGCTGATCTGATTGAAATCGGGATTCCATTTTCTGACCCGGTGGCAGAGGGCAGTGTCATACAGAAGGCGAATATCAGAGCCTTGACAGCAGGCGCTACAACGGATAAGATCTTTGATCTCGTAGAGCTTGTACGGAAAGAAAGCAGCATTCCGCTGGTAGTTTTGACATATCTCAATCCGGTGTTCAAATATGGCTACGAGCGGTTTTTTGAAAGATGCCGCAAGCTCGGTATTGATGGAATCATCATACCTGATTTGCCCTTTGAAGAAAAACAGGAGCTGGACGAAATTGCGGAAAATTATGAGGTGGATGTCATATCTCTAATCGCGCCAACCTCTGATCAGCGAATCCGACAGATTGCGTCCGAAGCGAAAGGGTTTCTGTATGTTGTCTCTTCCATGGGAGTAACAGGAGTTCGCAGCGAAATCAGAACGGATTTGCAAAAAATGATACGATTAGCAAAAGAGGCAGGAGATGTACCTGCAGCAGTGGGCTTCGGCATCAGCAATCCGGACCAGGCCAGAGAGATTGGAAGCATGGCTGATGGGGTCATCGTCGGCAGTGCTATCGTAAAAATCATCGAAGAATATGGAGAAGCAGCAGGGCCTCATCTCTATGAATACGTGAAATCTATGAAAGCTGCCATCGGGGGGTGA
- the trpD gene encoding anthranilate phosphoribosyltransferase, which translates to MITDAIQKVISGKDLDFDTAKMAMEEIMEGKATQVQIAAFLTAMRMKGESIDEITACASVMRDKAVPVSRGADPVMDIVGTGGDEAGTFNISTTTAFVVAAAGVPVAKHGNRSVSSRSGAADVLEKLGVNIQLTSEQSSRMLEEINLCFLFAQLYHNSMKYAAPVRKELGIRTIFNILGPLANPAAANLQLMGVYDEKLAVPLAQVLSNLGVKRGMVIHGGDGLDEATLTAETIVVEIDNGTLRRYAVTPEDFGLNRSDRDALLGGTPEENAQITRAILEGIERGAKRDVVIMNAAMALYTAGKGASLQDCRVLAEEMIDSGAAIQKLNALIALSNEFNRSSGEVLS; encoded by the coding sequence ATGATAACAGATGCAATACAAAAAGTAATATCCGGAAAAGATCTGGATTTTGATACCGCCAAAATGGCAATGGAAGAGATCATGGAAGGGAAAGCGACACAGGTACAGATTGCAGCCTTTTTGACTGCTATGAGGATGAAGGGGGAGAGTATTGATGAGATCACTGCATGCGCTTCTGTCATGAGGGATAAAGCTGTTCCTGTAAGCCGCGGCGCCGATCCTGTGATGGATATTGTCGGCACTGGAGGAGATGAGGCGGGGACGTTTAATATTTCAACCACCACAGCCTTTGTGGTCGCAGCAGCCGGTGTGCCGGTAGCAAAGCATGGCAACAGAAGCGTATCCAGCAGAAGCGGAGCGGCAGATGTTCTGGAAAAGCTGGGAGTCAACATACAGCTTACCTCTGAGCAAAGCAGCAGAATGCTGGAAGAAATCAACCTTTGCTTCCTGTTTGCTCAGCTCTATCACAATTCAATGAAGTATGCCGCGCCGGTTCGGAAGGAACTGGGGATCAGGACCATTTTCAACATTTTAGGCCCCCTTGCCAATCCTGCGGCGGCAAATCTGCAGCTCATGGGAGTCTATGATGAAAAGCTGGCTGTTCCTTTGGCGCAGGTCCTATCTAATCTGGGTGTAAAGCGGGGCATGGTCATCCACGGAGGCGACGGGCTGGATGAAGCAACCCTCACCGCGGAGACCATTGTGGTGGAAATCGATAATGGAACTCTGAGGCGGTACGCGGTAACACCGGAGGACTTTGGACTGAACAGAAGCGACCGGGATGCTCTGCTGGGCGGAACGCCCGAGGAAAATGCGCAGATCACCAGAGCCATTCTGGAGGGAATTGAACGCGGTGCCAAACGAGACGTTGTGATCATGAATGCGGCAATGGCTCTTTATACAGCGGGAAAGGGAGCAAGCCTGCAAGACTGCCGAGTGCTGGCCGAAGAAATGATAGACAGCGGAGCTGCGATCCAGAAACTCAACGCATTGATCGCACTTTCAAATGAATTTAACCGTTCCTCAGGTGAGGTACTCTCATGA
- the aroF gene encoding 3-deoxy-7-phosphoheptulonate synthase, which translates to MLFALKPETRERTLIHAGGRVIGDGYFTVIAGPCSVESREQIDGMAQSVMASGAAILRGGAFKPRTSPYSFQGLQEEGLSLLLETKRKRGLPVITEIMNQTQLPLLEEIDIIQIGARNMQNFDLLKEVGRCKKPVLLKRGLANTIEELLMSAEYILAEGNEQVILCERGIRTFETMTRNTLDLSSIPLLKERTHLPVIVDPSHAAGIRSLVGPLSKAAVAVGADGLMIEVNLDPQHSLSDGDQSLSPEDFDVLMQDIRQRVFFEKKRLG; encoded by the coding sequence ATGCTGTTTGCATTAAAACCAGAAACGAGAGAAAGAACCCTGATTCACGCTGGCGGGAGGGTCATTGGTGACGGATACTTCACCGTCATAGCAGGGCCCTGCTCAGTGGAAAGCAGAGAACAAATTGACGGTATGGCACAGTCCGTGATGGCAAGTGGTGCAGCCATACTCAGGGGGGGAGCCTTCAAGCCCAGAACATCGCCGTATTCCTTTCAGGGATTACAGGAAGAGGGACTGAGCCTTCTTCTTGAGACTAAGAGAAAGAGGGGCTTGCCTGTCATTACAGAGATCATGAATCAGACACAGCTGCCGCTGCTTGAGGAGATCGATATCATACAGATCGGTGCCAGAAATATGCAAAATTTTGATCTGCTGAAAGAAGTGGGACGCTGCAAAAAACCAGTCCTGCTGAAAAGGGGCTTGGCCAATACCATTGAAGAACTGTTGATGAGCGCGGAATATATCCTGGCAGAAGGGAATGAACAGGTCATCCTATGCGAGCGGGGTATCAGAACCTTTGAGACCATGACTAGAAATACACTGGATCTGTCTTCTATACCGCTATTAAAAGAAAGAACCCATCTTCCGGTTATTGTTGATCCGAGCCACGCGGCGGGAATCAGAAGCCTGGTGGGCCCTCTGTCCAAAGCCGCAGTGGCGGTGGGCGCAGACGGGCTGATGATCGAAGTGAACCTTGACCCGCAGCATTCCCTGTCTGATGGGGATCAATCTCTGAGCCCGGAGGATTTCGACGTACTGATGCAAGACATTCGCCAAAGAGTCTTTTTTGAGAAGAAAAGGCTGGGCTGA
- a CDS encoding aminodeoxychorismate/anthranilate synthase component II, which produces MILLIDNYDSFSYNLYQLVGSLQPDIRVIRNDAVTLEEIEALEPEAILLSPGPGKPADAGICVEAAKHFAGKIPILGVCLGHQAICEAFGATVSYAKTLMHGKQSLMKVDTDCKLFQGLPEEIEGARYHSLAALEETMPEELTITARSEDGQIMAVKHREHDVYGLQFHPESILTPQGRTILKNFIRLSDCSSGEPNC; this is translated from the coding sequence ATGATTTTATTGATTGATAATTATGACAGCTTTTCGTATAATCTCTACCAACTCGTCGGATCTCTGCAGCCCGATATCAGAGTCATCAGAAATGATGCAGTGACTTTAGAAGAAATCGAAGCACTAGAACCCGAGGCTATTCTTCTTTCTCCCGGCCCCGGCAAGCCCGCAGATGCGGGGATTTGCGTTGAAGCAGCGAAGCATTTTGCCGGAAAGATACCGATTCTGGGCGTGTGCCTCGGTCATCAGGCAATCTGCGAAGCCTTCGGAGCAACCGTATCCTATGCGAAAACCTTAATGCACGGAAAACAGTCCCTGATGAAGGTGGATACGGATTGCAAGCTGTTTCAAGGATTGCCGGAAGAAATTGAAGGAGCGAGATATCACTCCCTGGCGGCGTTGGAAGAGACGATGCCGGAGGAACTCACCATAACAGCACGGTCGGAAGACGGGCAGATCATGGCAGTAAAGCACCGGGAGCATGACGTCTACGGACTTCAGTTCCACCCTGAATCTATCCTGACTCCCCAAGGCCGAACGATTCTGAAAAATTTTATCCGCCTGAGCGATTGCTCATCAGGGGAGCCCAATTGCTAG
- the trpC gene encoding indole-3-glycerol phosphate synthase TrpC: MKDILSVIAERTRERVIEQKQIKSYSEVIRQAEAMCTGAEVRLAQAMEATCDQEPLFPFQEALSREEMSFICEVKKASPSKGVLDETFPYVKIAAEYEAAGAAAISVLTEPYWFLGSGQYLKEIREIVKLPILRKDFTVDPYQIYESKLLGADAILLICALMEEPFLKECLQIAKQLGLSALVEAHTETEAEMAVNAGAEIIGVNNRNLKTFEVDLETSIRLRKLVPDSILFVSESGIKTAAEIKRLKSHSVNGVLIGETLMRSSDKKRMLSELRGESGEE; encoded by the coding sequence ATGAAGGATATTCTCAGTGTAATAGCGGAGCGAACCAGAGAGCGGGTTATAGAGCAGAAACAGATCAAGTCCTATTCTGAGGTGATCCGGCAAGCTGAGGCCATGTGCACAGGAGCAGAAGTGCGCTTAGCGCAGGCCATGGAAGCCACGTGCGATCAGGAACCGTTGTTCCCGTTTCAAGAAGCATTAAGCCGCGAGGAAATGTCCTTTATCTGCGAGGTGAAAAAAGCATCACCGTCAAAGGGTGTCCTCGACGAAACCTTTCCCTATGTCAAAATCGCCGCGGAATATGAAGCAGCAGGAGCTGCAGCCATCTCGGTGCTCACAGAACCATACTGGTTTCTCGGCAGCGGCCAATATCTGAAAGAAATTAGAGAAATCGTAAAATTACCTATCCTTCGCAAAGATTTTACGGTAGATCCTTACCAGATCTACGAAAGCAAGCTGCTGGGTGCAGATGCCATCCTGTTGATCTGTGCACTGATGGAGGAGCCTTTTCTAAAGGAATGTCTGCAGATTGCGAAGCAGCTTGGCTTGTCCGCTCTTGTTGAAGCCCATACGGAGACTGAAGCTGAGATGGCAGTCAATGCAGGCGCGGAGATTATTGGGGTCAACAATCGAAATCTCAAGACCTTTGAGGTTGATCTGGAAACCAGCATCCGGCTGAGAAAGCTTGTGCCCGACTCGATATTATTTGTATCGGAAAGCGGCATCAAAACTGCGGCGGAGATCAAGAGATTGAAAAGCCACAGCGTCAACGGAGTCCTCATCGGAGAGACCCTGATGAGGAGCAGCGATAAAAAGAGGATGCTTTCAGAACTGAGAGGCGAATCAGGAGAAGAATAA
- a CDS encoding class I SAM-dependent methyltransferase produces MNQDFFTCVKHPSLYQQSEVNFWTEEHISKQLLKAHLDPNFEGASRKLDFIEESVKWICETIPSHQFPELLDAGCGPGLYAERFGKAGYNVTGIDFSKGSIEYAKVSAEKQNLNITYVYQNYLTMDYENRFDLVTFIYCDYGALSTENRANILKKLYQSLKPGGKLLLDVFTMVKYREFRELRTWNVYERGGFWREGKYLELCEQYHYSDDVTLEQTTVVTEKDFTTYYIWNCYFSKEALLKEVRAAGFEHYEIFSDVAGKSYDNDSLTMAILLEK; encoded by the coding sequence ATGAATCAAGATTTTTTTACATGTGTGAAGCATCCTTCACTTTATCAACAAAGTGAAGTTAATTTTTGGACAGAGGAACATATTTCGAAGCAGCTGCTTAAAGCCCATCTTGATCCTAATTTCGAGGGAGCGAGCCGGAAGTTGGACTTTATTGAAGAGTCGGTAAAATGGATCTGCGAAACGATCCCGTCCCACCAGTTTCCAGAACTGCTGGACGCAGGCTGCGGTCCTGGATTATATGCGGAACGGTTTGGGAAGGCTGGATATAACGTAACTGGGATTGATTTTTCTAAGGGGTCCATAGAATATGCCAAGGTGTCTGCAGAGAAACAAAACCTTAACATCACATACGTATATCAGAATTATTTAACGATGGATTATGAGAACCGGTTTGATTTGGTCACCTTTATTTATTGCGATTACGGCGCATTGTCAACTGAAAACAGAGCAAATATCCTAAAGAAGCTGTATCAGAGTCTGAAGCCGGGTGGAAAACTGCTGCTGGATGTGTTTACCATGGTAAAGTATCGTGAGTTTCGTGAATTAAGAACCTGGAACGTCTATGAAAGAGGGGGCTTTTGGCGCGAGGGGAAATACCTGGAGCTTTGTGAGCAGTATCACTATTCTGATGATGTGACGCTGGAGCAAACCACTGTTGTTACCGAGAAGGATTTTACGACATATTATATCTGGAATTGTTACTTTTCGAAAGAGGCATTGTTGAAGGAAGTGAGAGCGGCGGGATTTGAACATTATGAAATCTTCAGTGATGTGGCAGGGAAGTCTTATGATAACGATAGCCTAACCATGGCAATTCTTTTGGAGAAATAA
- a CDS encoding phosphoribosylanthranilate isomerase, producing the protein MTKIKICGLFRPEDMGFVNEARPDYIGFVFANSRRRVNPETAAVLRRLLNPGIKVVGVFVDAPIEIPISLTRGGIIDLVQLHGNEDETYIRALKQKLSEISIRDALQETAGSSDLPEAVNCFPVIKAIRVERPEDITAMQGSAADYLLLDNGSGGTGKTFDWSLVLQAGTAGNENKKPFFLAGGLNPGNVEDAVKTLSPYAVDVSSGVETDGLKDQSKIIDIVARVRQSMRQM; encoded by the coding sequence ATGACGAAAATAAAAATATGCGGGCTCTTTCGCCCGGAAGATATGGGCTTTGTCAACGAGGCAAGGCCGGATTATATCGGATTTGTATTTGCAAACAGCAGACGCAGGGTGAACCCTGAAACCGCCGCCGTACTGAGAAGACTACTCAACCCTGGGATCAAAGTCGTAGGAGTCTTCGTTGATGCTCCCATTGAGATTCCGATAAGTCTTACCCGGGGCGGAATCATTGATCTGGTGCAGTTGCATGGCAATGAAGATGAAACTTATATCAGAGCACTGAAACAGAAACTTTCAGAGATATCCATTCGTGATGCCTTACAGGAGACAGCTGGTTCATCAGATCTACCAGAAGCAGTCAATTGCTTCCCGGTTATAAAAGCCATCCGGGTGGAACGTCCGGAAGATATCACTGCCATGCAGGGCAGCGCAGCTGACTATCTGCTGCTGGACAACGGGTCAGGCGGTACGGGGAAAACTTTTGATTGGAGTCTGGTTTTGCAGGCGGGAACAGCAGGAAATGAAAACAAAAAACCGTTCTTTCTTGCGGGAGGACTTAATCCAGGCAATGTGGAGGATGCAGTAAAAACATTAAGCCCTTATGCGGTGGATGTGAGCAGCGGAGTGGAAACGGATGGACTGAAGGATCAATCGAAAATAATTGATATCGTGGCGCGGGTGCGGCAGTCAATGAGACAAATGTAA
- the trpE gene encoding anthranilate synthase component I: MVRPTLEEAREFEEAYKAIPLSREIYSDVKTPIEVLKILKGISQHCYLLESLESPAQWGRYTFLGYDPRLELTCTDGRLKVSAGTEINIETSDPGKMIRQIIEENKSPRLDYLPPFTGGLVGYFSYDYIKYSEPSLKLDAEDQENFKDVDLMLFDKVIAYDNLKQKIILITNIMTNQLETNYKKGMLELDQMVRLIQDTAATEHYPAELKSEFRPLFSKEEYCTMVEKAKEYIQEGDIFQVVLSNRLEAEFEGSLLNTYRVLRSTNPSPYMFYFSGEDIEIAGASPETLVKLQDGVLYTFPLAGTKPRGKTDEEDLLLEQELLSDPKELAEHNMLVDLGRNDLGKISRFGTVEVERYLTIERFSHVMHIGSTVKGQIREDKDALSAVDAVLPAGTLSGAPKIRACEIINELENNKRGIYGGAIGYIDFTGNMDTCIAIRIAYKKNGKVFIRSGAGIVADSVPETEYQECLNKARAVVNALVSAGEVFGR; this comes from the coding sequence ATGGTAAGACCAACATTAGAAGAGGCAAGGGAATTTGAGGAAGCTTACAAAGCAATTCCCTTGAGCCGTGAAATCTATTCCGATGTGAAAACGCCCATCGAGGTATTGAAAATTCTCAAAGGCATCAGCCAACACTGCTATCTGCTGGAGAGTTTGGAAAGCCCTGCCCAATGGGGGCGATATACATTTCTGGGCTATGATCCAAGGTTGGAGCTGACCTGTACCGACGGGCGGTTAAAGGTCAGTGCAGGAACGGAAATCAATATAGAAACCAGCGATCCGGGAAAAATGATAAGGCAGATCATCGAGGAAAATAAAAGCCCCAGATTGGACTATCTCCCGCCTTTTACCGGTGGCCTGGTTGGATACTTCTCTTATGATTATATCAAGTACAGCGAACCCTCACTGAAGCTTGATGCAGAGGATCAAGAAAACTTTAAAGATGTTGACCTGATGCTGTTTGATAAAGTAATTGCCTATGACAACCTGAAGCAGAAGATCATCCTTATCACCAATATCATGACGAACCAACTGGAAACAAATTATAAAAAAGGCATGCTGGAGCTGGATCAGATGGTAAGGCTGATTCAGGATACGGCAGCAACAGAGCATTACCCTGCTGAATTGAAATCCGAATTCCGGCCTCTGTTCAGCAAAGAGGAATATTGCACCATGGTAGAAAAAGCCAAGGAGTACATTCAGGAAGGTGATATTTTTCAGGTGGTTCTATCCAATCGTCTGGAAGCAGAGTTTGAAGGCAGCCTCTTAAACACCTACCGTGTACTCCGGTCCACCAACCCTTCTCCCTATATGTTCTACTTTTCCGGTGAGGACATCGAAATCGCAGGGGCATCACCGGAAACGCTGGTGAAGCTGCAGGATGGTGTACTCTACACCTTCCCGCTGGCAGGAACGAAGCCCAGAGGCAAAACTGACGAAGAGGATCTCTTGTTGGAACAGGAACTTCTGTCCGATCCCAAGGAGCTGGCGGAACACAACATGCTGGTGGACCTTGGAAGAAATGATCTCGGCAAAATCAGCAGGTTTGGAACGGTAGAAGTAGAAAGATACCTTACAATTGAACGGTTCTCCCACGTAATGCACATCGGGTCCACCGTAAAAGGACAGATCAGGGAAGACAAAGATGCACTCAGTGCAGTGGATGCAGTTCTCCCTGCGGGAACCTTGTCGGGAGCACCGAAGATCAGAGCCTGTGAGATCATCAATGAGCTGGAAAACAACAAGCGGGGTATTTACGGAGGTGCCATCGGATATATCGATTTCACCGGCAATATGGACACCTGCATCGCCATCAGGATCGCATACAAAAAAAACGGTAAGGTATTCATCCGCTCCGGCGCCGGAATTGTGGCTGACAGCGTACCGGAAACGGAATATCAGGAGTGTCTCAATAAAGCCAGGGCAGTAGTAAACGCCTTGGTCAGTGCAGGGGAGGTATTTGGACGATGA
- the trpB gene encoding tryptophan synthase subunit beta codes for MKKGRYGVHGGQYVPETLMNELIQLEESYERYKNDPEFNQELDQLFREYAGRPSLLYYAKKMTEELGGAKIYLKREDLNHTGSHKINNVLGQALLAKKMGKTRVIAETGAGQHGVATATAAALLGMECEIFMGKEDTERQALNVYRMELLGAKVHPVTSGTMTLKDAVNEAMREWTTRVHDTHFVFGSVMGPHPFPMIVRDFQSVIGKEAKEQILEKEGRLPDAVIACVGGGSNAMGAFYEFIPHEEVALIGCEAAGKGIDTQEHAATIARGSLGIFHGMKSYFCQDEYGQIAPVYSISAGLDYPGIGPEHASLYDAGRAKYVPVTDDEAVDAFEYLARTEGIICAIESAHAVAHVRKIAGQMSRDQIIIICLSGRGDKDVASIARYRGVAINE; via the coding sequence ATGAAAAAGGGCAGATATGGTGTCCATGGGGGGCAATACGTCCCGGAGACACTGATGAACGAATTGATCCAGCTTGAAGAGAGCTATGAACGATATAAAAATGATCCGGAATTTAATCAGGAGCTTGATCAATTGTTTCGTGAATATGCAGGGCGGCCTTCGCTGCTTTATTATGCAAAGAAGATGACCGAGGAACTGGGCGGTGCAAAAATCTATCTCAAAAGAGAGGACCTGAACCATACAGGATCCCATAAGATTAACAATGTACTGGGGCAGGCACTTCTCGCAAAAAAGATGGGAAAGACCAGAGTTATTGCGGAAACGGGAGCTGGCCAGCATGGCGTAGCAACGGCAACGGCTGCAGCGCTTCTGGGAATGGAGTGTGAAATCTTTATGGGGAAGGAGGACACAGAGCGTCAGGCGCTGAATGTTTACCGCATGGAGCTTCTGGGAGCAAAGGTTCACCCTGTTACAAGCGGTACCATGACCTTAAAAGACGCTGTCAATGAAGCCATGAGAGAATGGACCACCCGGGTGCACGATACCCATTTTGTATTTGGGTCGGTGATGGGACCCCATCCATTTCCTATGATCGTGCGGGATTTTCAGAGTGTCATCGGAAAGGAAGCCAAGGAGCAGATTCTGGAAAAGGAAGGCAGACTCCCGGATGCAGTTATCGCTTGTGTAGGCGGCGGAAGCAATGCGATGGGAGCCTTCTATGAATTTATTCCCCATGAGGAAGTGGCATTAATCGGCTGCGAGGCCGCAGGCAAGGGGATAGACACCCAGGAGCATGCCGCGACCATTGCCAGAGGCAGTCTTGGCATCTTCCATGGGATGAAATCCTATTTTTGCCAAGATGAGTACGGACAGATTGCACCGGTATATTCCATTTCAGCCGGGCTGGATTACCCCGGAATTGGGCCGGAACATGCAAGCCTCTATGATGCAGGAAGAGCAAAGTACGTACCGGTTACTGATGATGAAGCGGTGGATGCCTTTGAATATCTGGCACGCACAGAAGGGATCATCTGCGCCATTGAAAGCGCTCACGCCGTTGCTCATGTGAGGAAGATTGCAGGTCAGATGAGTCGGGATCAAATCATTATCATATGCCTCTCGGGAAGAGGAGATAAGGATGTTGCATCCATCGCAAGATATAGGGGGGTAGCAATCAATGAGTAA
- a CDS encoding dienelactone hydrolase family protein: MLIQNHTAGAAIVVFHEIYGKNQHISRVCEQYHNLGYDVYCPDLLDGAEAFPYSRQQEAYEHFKANIGFDVFENYVQLLSKLRPKYRSIVLIGYSVGATIAWRCSASGLCDGMVGYYGSRIRDYPEVKPKCPTLLIFAENEPNFDPRNLARTLGHKKYTSIVTLGGNHGFCDPYTINYTPSSAAKAELLTDEFLDRIKAGS, encoded by the coding sequence CTGTTGATTCAGAATCATACCGCTGGTGCGGCAATAGTCGTTTTTCACGAAATATATGGCAAGAATCAGCATATTTCAAGGGTCTGCGAGCAGTACCACAACTTGGGATATGATGTCTATTGTCCGGATCTGCTTGATGGAGCAGAGGCTTTTCCATATTCTCGGCAGCAGGAAGCGTATGAGCATTTCAAAGCGAACATTGGATTTGATGTTTTTGAGAATTATGTACAGCTGCTGTCAAAGCTGAGGCCAAAGTATCGGTCCATTGTTCTGATCGGCTACAGTGTAGGCGCAACCATTGCCTGGCGGTGCTCAGCTTCCGGACTTTGTGACGGTATGGTCGGATACTATGGTTCCCGAATCCGCGATTATCCCGAAGTCAAACCAAAATGCCCGACCCTTTTAATCTTTGCAGAAAATGAACCGAATTTTGATCCCCGTAATTTGGCACGCACTTTAGGACACAAAAAGTATACTTCCATTGTTACCCTGGGCGGAAATCATGGGTTTTGTGATCCGTACACGATCAATTACACTCCTTCTTCAGCTGCAAAGGCGGAGCTGCTTACGGACGAGTTTCTTGACAGAATTAAAGCCGGAAGCTGA